The proteins below come from a single Streptococcus hyointestinalis genomic window:
- a CDS encoding DDE-type integrase/transposase/recombinase, producing MTSTSQNLRYLPHTLETRYHAVKTYQNGASVAFICRRYKVSKASLMRWNKRFDGTKESLKDRSHRPLTPHPKAHTQQELTWIKNCIKRNPNATLIEIFYKLKTNKGYDRHPCSLFRILRKLDFFKSPKTKKKPYVPKPYDTPTELGIKWQMDVKYVPTHCYTGKLPDKFYQYTVIDEASRERFIFPFKEQSSYSTVQFLKMAIKHFGYKPKILQTDNGFEFTHFKETKQVHPLDLLCQELGIEHKLIRPRTPRHNGKVERSHRNDNRRLYQHLTFYSYDDLIKQMKTYLYRSNRLPMQTLGWKSPIDIRKALLEASS from the coding sequence ATGACTAGTACATCACAAAATCTTCGCTATTTACCACATACTCTAGAAACACGTTACCACGCTGTTAAAACCTACCAAAACGGAGCATCTGTCGCCTTCATCTGTCGACGTTACAAAGTTTCAAAAGCCTCTCTCATGCGCTGGAATAAGCGTTTTGATGGCACAAAAGAATCTCTAAAAGACCGTTCTCATCGCCCTCTAACACCACATCCAAAGGCTCATACCCAGCAAGAGCTGACCTGGATTAAAAACTGCATCAAAAGAAATCCAAACGCAACCCTCATCGAAATCTTCTACAAGCTCAAAACCAATAAGGGATATGATAGGCACCCTTGCTCACTCTTTCGGATTTTGAGAAAACTAGACTTCTTCAAATCCCCTAAAACAAAGAAAAAACCTTATGTACCCAAACCATATGACACTCCAACTGAGCTTGGTATCAAGTGGCAGATGGATGTCAAATACGTACCAACTCACTGCTATACAGGTAAACTGCCCGATAAGTTTTACCAGTATACCGTCATTGATGAAGCCAGTCGTGAACGCTTTATATTCCCTTTCAAAGAGCAGTCGTCCTACTCAACCGTTCAATTTCTCAAAATGGCGATCAAACACTTTGGATACAAACCCAAAATCCTCCAAACGGATAATGGCTTTGAGTTCACTCATTTCAAAGAGACCAAACAAGTTCACCCACTAGACTTGCTGTGTCAGGAACTTGGCATTGAGCACAAGCTGATTCGTCCTCGAACACCAAGACATAATGGCAAGGTTGAACGCAGTCATCGAAATGACAATCGACGTCTCTACCAGCACCTGACCTTTTACTCCTATGACGACCTCATCAAGCAGATGAAAACCTATCTTTATCGTTCTAATCGACTCCCTATGCAAACTTTAGGATGGAAATCTCCTATCGATATCAGAAAAGCTTTACTAGAAGCTAGCTCCTAG
- a CDS encoding IS110 family transposase — MRSVFGIDVSKASSEVAILVNGEKVHSYTMANDAIGFSRLLGDLKTVHKPEIIFEATGVYSRRLQAFLDEHSYAYTRLNPLEAKKQLDSLRVRKTDQIDAEKLAQSQSVLNRKPTYVQEEVYQNLRDLSRFYQNLTEDIVRAKNRLHKVLQVTFPELETILSTPTGEQYWNLVIDFPCKDLVLELSKDELSESIRQSTSKRISDKRVAYLAEKLIALANQSYCAVKKTSPILEEVRYYGKELLRLSEQRQTVLDQMVELAQPLPEYDILLSIPGIAETTATSIIGELGDIRRFQSANQINAFIGIDLRHYESGNFLAKEHITKRGNPYARKILFKCIHNIASASHTNPCHIADFYEKRKRQSQTTSTKPHTIASIHRLIRTMYYLITHNKLYDYTLTQNQ; from the coding sequence ATGCGTTCAGTTTTCGGGATTGATGTGAGTAAGGCAAGTTCAGAAGTGGCTATTCTAGTCAATGGCGAGAAGGTTCATAGCTACACCATGGCCAATGATGCCATTGGCTTTTCTCGGCTACTTGGTGATTTGAAAACCGTCCACAAGCCAGAAATCATCTTTGAAGCAACAGGCGTCTATTCTCGTCGTCTTCAAGCTTTTCTGGATGAACATAGCTACGCTTATACGCGACTCAATCCCTTAGAAGCCAAGAAGCAACTGGATAGCTTGCGTGTGCGAAAAACAGATCAAATTGACGCTGAAAAACTGGCTCAGTCTCAGTCTGTACTGAATCGTAAACCGACGTATGTCCAAGAAGAAGTATATCAAAACTTGCGGGATCTCAGCCGTTTCTATCAGAACTTAACAGAGGACATCGTTCGAGCTAAAAACCGCCTGCACAAGGTCTTACAGGTCACTTTCCCAGAGTTGGAGACTATCTTATCAACACCAACTGGGGAACAATACTGGAACCTAGTCATAGATTTTCCTTGCAAGGACTTGGTGCTTGAGTTAAGCAAGGATGAACTCTCAGAGAGCATCCGTCAGTCCACTTCAAAACGTATTTCGGACAAGCGTGTGGCGTACTTAGCTGAGAAGCTGATAGCACTAGCTAATCAATCTTATTGTGCCGTCAAGAAAACCTCTCCAATACTAGAAGAGGTGCGTTACTATGGAAAAGAATTGCTTCGGCTTTCTGAACAGAGACAAACTGTTCTAGACCAAATGGTGGAGCTAGCTCAGCCATTACCAGAGTATGACATTCTACTTTCTATTCCTGGTATCGCTGAGACTACTGCAACAAGTATTATTGGTGAACTGGGAGATATTCGCCGTTTTCAGTCTGCCAATCAAATCAATGCCTTTATCGGTATTGATCTGAGACACTATGAATCTGGCAACTTCCTCGCTAAGGAACACATTACCAAGCGTGGCAATCCCTACGCTAGAAAGATTCTGTTCAAATGCATTCACAATATCGCTTCAGCCAGTCATACCAACCCTTGCCATATCGCAGACTTTTATGAGAAACGAAAAAGGCAATCGCAAACGACTTCAACCAAGCCACACACGATTGCCTCCATACACCGTCTCATTCGGACAATGTATTACCTCATTACGCATAACAAACTTTATGATTACACTTTAACCCAAAATCAGTAA
- a CDS encoding GNAT family N-acetyltransferase, with the protein MTIRYTRNTLSDTYLDALRIRQAVFVREQKIPHTVEIDSKEAYCLHFIYYDDDNQALATCRLFPNKDKTEVTLQRMATLSDYRQHGIGRQLLQYVIDFSKKQGFEAMSLHAQLPAVSFYESLGFTTVGEAFKEAGIEHIHMKKKL; encoded by the coding sequence ATGACTATCCGATACACACGAAATACCTTGTCAGACACTTACCTTGATGCCTTGCGTATCAGACAAGCAGTCTTTGTAAGAGAGCAAAAGATACCACATACTGTTGAAATCGACAGCAAGGAAGCCTACTGTCTACACTTTATCTACTATGATGATGACAATCAAGCTCTAGCCACCTGTAGACTTTTTCCAAATAAAGACAAAACAGAGGTCACTTTACAGCGCATGGCAACGCTATCAGACTATCGCCAACACGGTATTGGACGACAACTCCTCCAATACGTCATCGACTTTAGCAAAAAACAGGGCTTTGAAGCCATGTCTTTACATGCCCAACTGCCTGCTGTATCCTTTTACGAAAGCCTTGGCTTCACCACCGTTGGTGAAGCTTTCAAAGAGGCTGGAATTGAGCATATCCATATGAAAAAGAAACTCTAG
- a CDS encoding DUF389 domain-containing protein codes for MPPLCTVGYSISVGSLTYFIGSSYLFLINVFFICLATIVGFYIMRVPMAEKIDPVTHKKNVRRIVLYSILMTIPSLFFAVGLIHQEVENKTQVAAGTSQVTNTTFDVESITKQLQVIAPKVENVKIGYLTTWDKSSSQQRQTLEVVVTSSSALDDDQKSLIKRLLKVQLSYDNISFMEQSIN; via the coding sequence ATGCCACCTCTGTGTACGGTTGGCTACAGCATTTCAGTAGGGAGCTTGACCTATTTTATCGGCTCTAGCTATCTTTTTTTGATTAATGTCTTCTTTATTTGCCTTGCGACGATTGTTGGATTTTACATTATGCGTGTCCCTATGGCAGAAAAGATTGACCCCGTGACACATAAAAAGAATGTCCGCAGGATTGTCCTCTATTCCATCCTAATGACCATACCAAGCCTTTTCTTTGCCGTTGGGCTTATCCACCAAGAAGTTGAAAATAAAACGCAGGTAGCTGCTGGGACTAGCCAAGTGACTAATACGACATTTGATGTGGAAAGTATCACTAAGCAGCTACAAGTCATCGCACCAAAAGTTGAGAATGTCAAGATTGGCTACCTCACCACTTGGGACAAGAGCTCTAGTCAGCAGCGTCAAACTCTAGAAGTTGTGGTGACAAGCTCTAGTGCTCTTGATGACGACCAGAAAAGTCTGATTAAGCGCCTACTCAAGGTACAACTCTCCTACGACAATATCTCCTTTATGGAGCAAAGTATAAACTAA
- a CDS encoding DUF389 domain-containing protein — MKRLRSLFNVERASYSEIRGRIISGANIGGANFIILILAILIASIGLNMNSTATVIGAMLISPLMGSIMAIGYGFATNDTEIVKRSSLGFALQVVFSLVVSTLYFSLSPISTASSELIARTSPTIWDVLIAFSGGLAGIIATTRKGEYSNVIPGVAMQRRSCHLCVRLATAFQ; from the coding sequence ATGAAGCGCTTACGCAGTTTGTTTAATGTCGAGCGTGCGAGTTACAGTGAGATTCGAGGACGTATTATTAGCGGTGCTAATATCGGTGGTGCCAACTTTATTATTCTAATTTTAGCCATTTTGATTGCCTCCATTGGGCTCAATATGAACTCGACAGCAACTGTTATCGGTGCTATGCTTATCTCGCCCTTGATGGGCTCTATCATGGCGATCGGCTATGGTTTTGCGACCAACGACACCGAAATCGTCAAGCGCAGCAGTCTCGGTTTTGCACTACAAGTGGTGTTTTCACTTGTAGTGTCTACGCTATACTTCTCGCTCTCTCCGATTTCAACGGCGTCTTCAGAGCTGATTGCTAGAACCTCTCCGACCATATGGGATGTGTTGATTGCCTTTTCAGGTGGTCTAGCTGGTATCATCGCCACAACTCGTAAAGGGGAGTACTCCAATGTCATCCCTGGTGTTGCCATGCAACGGCGCTCATGCCACCTCTGTGTACGGTTGGCTACAGCATTTCAGTAG
- a CDS encoding serine hydrolase domain-containing protein, whose protein sequence is MIEYIKKQIADGIYRGASLAVFDKGTWSEFYLGTLDGEKPVVPDLVYDLASVSKVVGVGTVMIKLLASGEMALDDRLVTYYPDFHDETVTLRQLLTHTSGIDPFIKNRNQLSAEELKEAINQIRVTEDKSFFYTDINFLLLGFMLEAYFKESLDTLFEREVFIPFGMTETSFGPVKQAVPTQKGVKAGLVHDPKARVLGVHTGSAGLFSTLSDLEKYAEHYLTDTFAENLTTNVAVGEKKRAIAWDLDGEWLLHTGYTGTFVMVNQANKQAVIFLSNRTYDKDEREQWLKDRNQLIEVIKENLKN, encoded by the coding sequence ATGATAGAGTATATCAAAAAGCAGATAGCAGACGGGATTTATCGTGGTGCTAGTTTGGCTGTCTTTGATAAAGGGACTTGGTCAGAGTTTTATCTTGGTACTTTGGATGGAGAAAAACCTGTTGTTCCTGATTTGGTTTACGATTTAGCGAGTGTGTCAAAGGTTGTCGGTGTGGGGACTGTCATGATTAAACTCTTGGCTTCTGGTGAGATGGCACTTGACGATCGTCTTGTCACCTATTATCCAGATTTTCATGATGAGACCGTGACGCTTAGACAGTTGCTGACGCATACGTCTGGGATTGATCCCTTTATCAAAAATCGCAATCAGCTGAGTGCCGAGGAACTCAAAGAAGCCATCAACCAAATTAGAGTGACAGAGGACAAGAGTTTTTTCTACACGGATATTAACTTTCTCTTGCTAGGCTTTATGTTGGAAGCTTACTTTAAAGAGAGTTTGGACACTCTTTTTGAGCGAGAGGTGTTTATTCCTTTTGGAATGACAGAGACAAGCTTTGGACCTGTCAAGCAGGCAGTTCCTACTCAAAAAGGGGTAAAGGCTGGGCTTGTTCATGACCCTAAGGCAAGAGTCCTGGGTGTTCACACAGGGTCGGCTGGGTTATTTTCAACCCTTTCTGACTTGGAAAAATACGCGGAGCATTATTTGACAGATACTTTTGCTGAGAATTTAACGACAAATGTTGCTGTTGGTGAGAAAAAGCGGGCTATCGCTTGGGACTTGGATGGCGAGTGGCTTCTTCACACAGGCTATACAGGAACTTTTGTGATGGTCAATCAAGCTAATAAGCAAGCGGTTATCTTTTTATCCAATCGGACTTATGACAAGGATGAGAGGGAGCAGTGGCTTAAAGACCGCAATCAGCTGATTGAAGTGATTAAAGAGAATTTGAAAAATTGA
- a CDS encoding CppA N-terminal domain-containing protein: MISKESVLFQQPILRVNNRQENIDFYEKVLGMKRLREENALTIFTAYQNDKARFTIEESPADRTRAVKGTHKLQEIVLKVPSDDILALLSQKIEVDSVLKGKHYAFRATSPEGASFLVHAEDNVECLAQADYPELPVIEEFKGVSDFGLEAIALAVPDKAVARAFYEDIFEGILPLSLAFIEADGPDLQVSPEKTWDLEILEFQVSASYDLKVLYQHLLSYDLDVYLDPKEKVLVVSDTSRIEIWISKSL; this comes from the coding sequence ATGATAAGTAAAGAATCCGTTTTATTTCAACAACCTATCCTTCGTGTGAATAATCGCCAAGAAAATATTGATTTCTATGAAAAAGTTTTGGGGATGAAACGTCTACGTGAGGAAAATGCCTTAACTATTTTTACCGCCTACCAAAATGATAAAGCACGGTTTACGATTGAGGAGTCGCCTGCAGACCGCACACGTGCTGTCAAGGGAACACACAAGCTCCAAGAGATTGTCTTAAAGGTGCCTAGTGATGATATTTTGGCGCTTTTGTCGCAAAAGATAGAGGTTGATAGCGTCTTAAAGGGAAAGCACTATGCTTTTAGAGCGACCTCACCAGAAGGGGCTAGCTTTTTGGTGCATGCTGAGGACAATGTTGAGTGCCTAGCGCAGGCAGATTATCCTGAATTGCCAGTCATTGAGGAGTTTAAGGGGGTTAGCGACTTTGGGTTAGAAGCTATCGCCCTAGCAGTGCCAGATAAGGCTGTCGCTCGTGCCTTTTACGAGGATATTTTTGAGGGTATTCTCCCTTTGTCACTTGCTTTTATTGAGGCAGATGGTCCAGATTTGCAAGTCAGTCCTGAGAAAACATGGGATTTAGAGATTTTAGAGTTTCAAGTGTCAGCGTCCTATGACCTAAAGGTACTTTATCAACATTTGCTGTCTTATGATTTGGATGTTTATCTTGATCCCAAAGAAAAGGTGCTCGTCGTATCGGATACCAGTCGTATCGAGATTTGGATAAGTAAGAGCCTATGA
- a CDS encoding TSUP family transporter, protein MTETLLLRGIQLILVLAMISISLYFIYYIKKNRINPFKRFFTGLWIGFITDALDTVGIGSFATSTTLFKLTKLVEDDRKLPATMTAAHVLPVLLQSLCFILVVKVEPLTLIAMASAAFIGAFFGSHITKNWHAPTVQRILGSLLIIAAIITVFRMVTNPGSDITSSSHGLHGIWLVLGIVFNFVIGVLMTMGLGNYAPELIFFSLMGLSPTVAMPVMMLDAAMIMTASSTQFIKSGRVNWDGFFGLVVGGIIGVIVAVLFLTNLNLNSLKLLVVFIVLFTGGMLIRSSFKKSLEPNHNGHLHTKLNSK, encoded by the coding sequence ATGACGGAAACTTTATTATTGCGTGGTATTCAGCTTATCTTGGTTCTTGCCATGATTAGTATTTCTTTATACTTCATCTACTATATCAAAAAAAATCGGATAAATCCTTTTAAACGTTTCTTTACAGGACTTTGGATTGGCTTTATCACAGATGCACTGGATACTGTGGGGATTGGTTCATTTGCGACATCAACAACTTTGTTTAAACTGACAAAGTTGGTTGAGGATGACCGTAAGCTACCAGCTACTATGACAGCGGCGCATGTTCTGCCTGTGCTTCTTCAGTCGCTTTGCTTTATCTTAGTTGTCAAGGTAGAGCCTCTGACACTAATTGCCATGGCATCTGCGGCATTTATCGGGGCTTTCTTTGGGAGTCATATCACAAAGAACTGGCATGCACCAACTGTCCAGCGTATATTAGGAAGTCTTCTTATCATCGCTGCTATCATCACGGTGTTTCGGATGGTGACAAATCCTGGAAGTGACATTACAAGTAGCTCTCATGGACTGCATGGGATTTGGCTTGTTTTAGGGATTGTTTTCAATTTTGTCATCGGTGTCTTGATGACTATGGGACTTGGAAATTATGCTCCTGAGCTTATCTTCTTTTCTCTCATGGGACTTAGCCCGACAGTAGCTATGCCTGTTATGATGTTAGACGCAGCTATGATTATGACCGCCTCTAGCACTCAATTTATTAAAAGCGGGCGTGTCAATTGGGATGGCTTTTTCGGCTTAGTAGTTGGCGGTATCATAGGTGTTATTGTGGCTGTCTTGTTCTTGACAAATCTTAATCTTAATAGCCTGAAGCTCTTAGTTGTCTTTATCGTCCTCTTTACAGGAGGCATGCTCATTCGCTCTTCCTTTAAAAAGAGCTTAGAGCCTAACCATAATGGACACTTACATACAAAACTCAATTCAAAATAA
- the gla gene encoding aquaglyceroporin Gla has product MDVTWTVKYITEFLGTAFLIILGNGAVANVELKGTKGHASGWLTIAIGYGMGVMIPALMFGNVSGNHINPAFTLGLAVSGYFPWAQVPYYIIAQFLGAICGQLVVVATHKPYYLQTENPNAILGTFSTIVSLDNNKPETRKAAQINGFLNEFFGSFVLFFGAMALTKNYFGAEIASYATSNGIDITEVAGKIQIGSYTNAGQSVAHMALGFLVLALVASLGGPTGPGLNPARDLGPRLVHFFLPKSILGEHKGDSKWWYSWVPVVAPIVAAICAVALYKLLYA; this is encoded by the coding sequence ATGGATGTTACATGGACTGTGAAATATATCACAGAGTTTTTAGGGACGGCTTTCCTGATTATCTTAGGAAACGGAGCTGTTGCTAACGTTGAACTTAAAGGAACTAAAGGTCATGCCAGTGGTTGGTTGACTATTGCTATTGGTTACGGTATGGGGGTTATGATTCCTGCGCTTATGTTTGGGAATGTCTCAGGTAACCACATCAACCCTGCCTTTACACTAGGACTTGCAGTATCAGGCTACTTCCCTTGGGCACAAGTTCCTTACTATATCATCGCTCAATTCCTTGGTGCGATTTGTGGTCAGCTTGTTGTTGTGGCAACACACAAACCATACTACTTGCAAACTGAAAATCCAAATGCTATTTTGGGAACTTTCTCAACAATCGTTAGCTTGGATAACAACAAACCAGAAACACGCAAAGCAGCTCAAATTAACGGTTTCTTGAATGAATTCTTTGGTTCATTTGTCCTTTTCTTTGGTGCTATGGCATTGACAAAGAACTACTTTGGCGCTGAAATTGCAAGCTATGCAACAAGCAATGGTATTGACATCACAGAAGTTGCTGGTAAAATCCAAATCGGATCTTACACAAATGCTGGTCAATCTGTAGCCCACATGGCACTTGGTTTCCTTGTTCTAGCTCTTGTAGCATCACTAGGTGGACCTACTGGTCCTGGACTTAACCCAGCACGTGACTTGGGTCCACGTCTTGTTCACTTCTTCTTACCAAAATCAATTCTTGGCGAGCACAAAGGGGATTCAAAATGGTGGTATTCTTGGGTTCCAGTTGTCGCTCCAATTGTAGCAGCTATCTGTGCGGTAGCCCTTTATAAACTACTTTATGCATAA
- a CDS encoding Xaa-Pro dipeptidyl-peptidase — translation MRYNQFSYIPVDAKSALHEMNSLGFSLSDTFEDKKNLEFFVRQTLFHYHDTDYALSLMIADNDHDLLEFFTSSLELSRERFAMIALQLLGFIPNVDFTNGLDFVDKIGLAIEEESFIQRLYHLLACRTKSGNTLIDDLVSKGLLAADNHYHFFNGKSLATFDTNDLIKEVVYVEAPIDSDKDGKLDLVKVNIIRPRVDTPLPTMMTASPYHQGTNEVANDRKLHKMKGDLAVKPAHTISVETKTFTPLEGNYEDLPTGEAEETFSYIDSYTLNDYFLARGFANIYVSGIGTAGSDGFMTSGDYTQIHSFKAVIDWLNGRARAYSSHRRDQLVLASWASGLVATTGKSYLGTMSTGLATTGVDGLEVIIAEAAISSWYDYYREGGLVSSPGGYPGEDLDVLTELTYSKNLLAGDYLRHNENYQTLLAEQSAALERETGDYNQFWHDRNYLPHASKVSCEVVFTHGLQDWNVTPKQVYQIFNALPAHINKHLFLHHGQHVYMHNWQSIDFRESMNALLTQKLLKVDNNFTLDTVIWQDNQIEQSWRTLDTFGSQKQKTIALSGGIKTVENHYDDTTFERYCKQFNHFKVNLFAGKAQQIVLDIPIKENLLINGTCQLNLTVKSSTCKGILSAQLLDFGAKKRFSDTPAILNLHSLDNGQNFSREALRELPFKESSFRVVTKARLNLQNRKDLLDISPVTPDQWMTVQLVLQPTIYRLEKGNTLRLLLYTTDFEHTIRDNSDYHLSIDLDKSGLILPYD, via the coding sequence ATGCGTTATAATCAATTCAGCTATATTCCTGTAGATGCTAAGTCTGCACTTCATGAGATGAATTCTCTTGGTTTTTCACTCTCTGATACTTTTGAGGATAAGAAAAACCTTGAGTTTTTTGTACGACAAACACTCTTTCACTATCACGACACCGACTATGCTCTTAGTCTTATGATTGCTGATAATGACCATGACTTGCTTGAGTTTTTCACTTCTAGCTTAGAATTAAGTCGTGAGCGTTTTGCCATGATTGCTCTGCAGTTGCTTGGTTTTATTCCAAATGTTGACTTCACAAACGGTCTTGATTTTGTGGATAAGATTGGCTTAGCTATTGAGGAAGAGAGCTTCATCCAAAGACTTTACCACCTGCTAGCTTGTCGTACCAAGTCAGGCAATACTTTGATAGATGACTTGGTCAGTAAAGGGCTTCTTGCAGCTGATAATCACTACCACTTCTTTAACGGCAAGAGTCTTGCGACCTTTGACACTAACGACCTCATCAAAGAAGTCGTCTATGTTGAAGCGCCCATAGATAGCGATAAGGACGGTAAACTGGACTTGGTCAAGGTGAATATCATTCGTCCACGTGTGGATACGCCACTTCCTACCATGATGACAGCAAGTCCTTATCATCAAGGCACTAACGAAGTCGCAAACGACAGAAAACTGCACAAGATGAAAGGTGATTTAGCTGTCAAGCCAGCTCACACCATCTCTGTTGAAACCAAAACCTTCACACCGCTAGAAGGAAACTACGAGGACTTGCCAACTGGAGAGGCTGAGGAGACATTTTCTTATATCGATAGCTACACGCTAAACGATTATTTCTTAGCCCGTGGATTTGCTAATATCTATGTCTCTGGTATCGGAACCGCTGGTTCTGATGGTTTTATGACCAGCGGTGATTATACTCAAATCCACTCTTTTAAAGCTGTGATTGACTGGCTAAATGGACGGGCTAGAGCCTACAGTAGCCACCGCCGTGACCAGCTTGTTCTTGCCTCTTGGGCAAGTGGCTTAGTGGCAACTACTGGTAAATCCTATCTTGGTACCATGTCAACAGGGCTCGCTACGACAGGTGTCGATGGGCTTGAGGTTATCATCGCTGAAGCTGCCATCTCCTCTTGGTATGATTATTACCGTGAAGGCGGACTGGTCTCAAGTCCTGGTGGCTATCCTGGCGAGGATCTTGATGTTCTGACCGAGTTAACCTACTCTAAAAATCTCCTAGCTGGTGATTACCTACGCCACAATGAAAACTACCAAACATTACTCGCAGAACAATCTGCTGCTCTTGAGCGTGAAACTGGTGATTACAATCAATTTTGGCATGATAGAAACTATCTCCCTCATGCGTCAAAAGTCAGCTGTGAGGTTGTCTTTACGCATGGTCTTCAAGACTGGAATGTCACACCTAAACAAGTCTACCAAATCTTCAACGCTCTACCCGCTCATATCAATAAACACCTCTTTTTACACCACGGACAGCACGTTTATATGCACAACTGGCAGTCCATTGATTTTAGAGAAAGTATGAATGCTCTCTTGACACAAAAGTTGCTTAAAGTTGACAACAACTTTACACTCGATACGGTCATCTGGCAGGACAATCAGATTGAACAAAGCTGGAGGACACTAGATACCTTTGGCAGTCAAAAGCAAAAGACAATCGCACTTTCTGGTGGCATCAAAACAGTCGAAAACCACTACGATGACACTACTTTTGAGCGTTATTGCAAGCAATTCAATCACTTCAAGGTGAACTTATTTGCTGGAAAAGCGCAACAAATTGTTCTTGATATTCCAATTAAAGAAAATCTACTGATCAACGGAACCTGTCAACTAAACTTGACGGTTAAATCAAGCACTTGTAAAGGTATCCTGTCCGCACAGCTTCTTGACTTTGGTGCTAAAAAACGTTTTTCAGATACCCCTGCTATTCTTAATCTCCATAGCCTTGATAATGGTCAAAATTTCTCTCGTGAAGCACTGCGTGAGTTACCTTTCAAGGAAAGCTCGTTTCGTGTCGTGACAAAAGCAAGACTCAATCTCCAAAATAGAAAAGACCTTTTAGACATCTCACCAGTTACTCCTGACCAATGGATGACAGTACAACTGGTACTACAGCCAACCATTTATAGACTAGAAAAAGGAAATACTTTGAGGCTACTCCTTTATACGACAGACTTTGAGCACACCATCCGTGACAATAGCGACTATCACCTCAGCATTGACCTTGATAAGTCTGGGCTTATCCTGCCTTATGATTAA
- a CDS encoding DUF956 family protein, whose translation MVQSLNSTVELTTTGVSYLAIGGNKVGKFLLGNKGFEFYNDKNVNDYIQIPWDSIDKMGANITGRKISRHFEVYTTQGKFLFASKDSGKILKIARQHIGDEKVVRLPTLLQTIVAKFKRKK comes from the coding sequence ATGGTCCAATCATTAAATAGTACGGTTGAGCTAACAACAACAGGTGTTTCCTATCTTGCTATAGGTGGTAATAAAGTCGGTAAATTTCTATTAGGAAATAAAGGTTTTGAGTTTTACAATGATAAAAATGTTAACGACTATATCCAAATCCCTTGGGATAGCATTGATAAGATGGGGGCAAATATCACGGGACGTAAGATTAGTCGCCACTTTGAGGTCTATACAACACAAGGCAAGTTCTTATTTGCCTCAAAAGACTCTGGTAAGATTTTAAAGATAGCAAGACAGCATATTGGTGATGAAAAGGTTGTCCGCTTACCCACACTTTTACAAACAATCGTTGCAAAATTTAAACGCAAAAAATAA